Proteins from a single region of Flaviflexus salsibiostraticola:
- the treS gene encoding maltose alpha-D-glucosyltransferase: protein MTSAQFGDLARPGLSDDPKWYETAVFYEALLRAMEDSNGAGIGDLQGLINRLDYLQWLGVDCIWIPPFYPSPMRDGGYDIADYTAIKSEYGTIDDFTELMDEAHARGIRVIIDLVINHTSDQHPWFQASRSNPDGPYGDFYVWSDSDELYQDARIIFIDTETSNWTFDPVRRQYFWHRFFSHQPDLNFENPAVQEAIFDVVRYWCRIGVDGFRLDAIPYLFEEEGTNCENLPQTHEFIASLRRMVDTEFPGRILLAEANQWPEDVVAYYGTEEEPECHMCFHFPVMPRIFYSLREQRATSIKDILAATPDIPAGAQWGTFLRNHDELTLEMVSTEERAAMYGWYAEDPRMRANVGIRRRLAPLLGNSRPEIELANALLLSLPGSPCLYYGDEIGMGDNIWLPDRDGVRTPMQWTPDRNAGFSAADPGKLYLPLIQSLVHHYQSVNVESQLAQPSSLLHWTRGMLEIRRLHPVLGSGRFEILPTDNEAVLAYIRYDDEETILCVMNMANTPRAATITLPERYRSWHVTDVFGGAGFPPVDEKGQYLSTLGSRDFFWLTVSSPDRVVQAPVDGMPAAVEPKHDRNEAADVPSPIRPEKE, encoded by the coding sequence GTGACATCAGCCCAGTTTGGAGACCTGGCCCGGCCGGGCCTGTCCGACGATCCGAAGTGGTACGAGACGGCCGTCTTCTACGAGGCGCTGCTGCGGGCGATGGAGGACTCGAATGGTGCCGGCATCGGCGACCTGCAGGGCCTCATCAACCGGCTCGACTACCTCCAGTGGCTCGGCGTCGACTGCATCTGGATCCCGCCGTTCTACCCCTCCCCCATGAGGGACGGCGGCTATGACATCGCCGACTACACGGCGATCAAGTCCGAATACGGCACGATCGATGACTTCACCGAGCTCATGGATGAGGCGCATGCCCGCGGCATCCGCGTCATCATCGACCTCGTCATCAACCACACCTCGGATCAGCACCCGTGGTTCCAGGCCTCGCGGTCGAACCCAGACGGGCCGTATGGCGACTTCTACGTGTGGTCCGATTCAGACGAGCTGTACCAGGATGCCCGGATCATCTTCATCGACACCGAGACGTCGAACTGGACGTTCGATCCGGTGCGCAGGCAATACTTCTGGCATCGCTTCTTCTCCCACCAGCCCGACCTCAACTTCGAGAACCCGGCAGTCCAGGAGGCGATCTTCGACGTCGTCCGCTACTGGTGCCGGATCGGCGTCGACGGGTTCCGTCTCGACGCGATTCCCTACCTCTTCGAGGAGGAGGGGACGAACTGCGAGAACCTGCCGCAGACCCACGAGTTCATCGCCAGCCTGAGACGGATGGTCGATACCGAGTTCCCGGGACGCATTCTTCTCGCCGAGGCGAATCAGTGGCCGGAGGATGTCGTCGCGTACTACGGGACGGAGGAGGAGCCGGAATGCCACATGTGCTTCCACTTCCCCGTCATGCCCCGCATCTTCTATTCCCTGCGCGAGCAGCGGGCCACGTCGATCAAGGACATCCTCGCGGCGACACCCGACATCCCCGCCGGGGCACAGTGGGGTACGTTCCTCCGCAACCACGATGAGCTGACGCTCGAGATGGTCTCGACCGAGGAGCGCGCCGCCATGTACGGCTGGTATGCGGAGGATCCGCGCATGAGGGCGAACGTCGGCATCCGCCGCCGGCTCGCCCCGCTGCTCGGCAACTCCCGGCCCGAGATCGAGCTGGCCAACGCGCTGCTCCTGTCCCTGCCCGGCTCGCCGTGCCTCTACTACGGCGATGAGATCGGGATGGGCGACAACATCTGGCTGCCGGACCGCGATGGGGTGCGCACCCCGATGCAGTGGACGCCCGACCGGAACGCAGGGTTCTCTGCCGCGGACCCGGGCAAGCTCTACCTGCCCCTCATCCAGTCACTCGTTCACCACTATCAGTCGGTCAACGTTGAATCGCAGCTCGCCCAGCCGTCCTCGCTCCTGCACTGGACGCGCGGCATGCTGGAGATCCGCCGCCTCCATCCCGTGCTCGGCTCGGGCAGGTTCGAGATCCTGCCGACCGACAATGAGGCCGTGCTCGCCTACATCCGCTACGACGATGAGGAGACGATTCTCTGCGTCATGAACATGGCGAACACCCCGCGCGCCGCGACGATCACTCTGCCAGAGCGCTACCGGAGCTGGCACGTGACGGACGTGTTCGGCGGGGCGGGCTTCCCGCCCGTCGATGAGAAGGGCCAGTACCTGTCGACGCTCGGCTCGCGCGACTTCTTCTGGCTGACCGTCTCCTCCCCGGACCGGGTGGTCCAGGCGCCGGTGGACGGCATGCCCGCAGCGGTCGAACCGAAGCACGATCGCAACGAGGCGGCCGACGTCCCCTCCCCGATCAGACCCGAGAAGGAGTGA
- the glgB gene encoding 1,4-alpha-glucan branching protein GlgB gives MKHEPLEVSMDSLAAVAYGDYHAPHDILGPHLSDGTVTIRVVRHLATAVTIVTPDGEYEAEHEYNGVWVVAFAADETPDYRVRTAYADDLVVTGDDPYRFLPTVGELDLYLFGEGRHEELWRVLGSHVKEFASPLGTTRGTSFAVWAPNARAVRVVGDFNHWSGRSHAMRTLGVSGVWELFIPEAEVGQGYKYEIQHQDGSWHQKADPMARRTEKPPLTASVITKAEFEWDDDEWLEKRRVTDPLKGPVSIYEVHLGSWRPELSFEDLTKQLISHVTHLGFTHVELMPVAEHPYGPSWGYQVTSYYAPTARIGTPDEFRRLVNELHRAGIGVIMDWVPAHFPKDAWALARFDGTPLYEDPDPTRGEHPDWGTYIFNYGRHEVRNFLVANALYWLDEFHIDGIRVDAVASLLYLDYSREDGQWRPNVYGGRENLEAISFLQETNATAYRNHPGIMMIAEESTSWPGVTGLTENGGLGFGLKWNMGWMNDTLHYLAEEPINRRYHHGEITFSLVYAFSEQFLLPISHDEVVHGKGSLYAKMPGDDWQKRAGMRALFAYQWAHPGKQLLFMGQEFAQIDEWSEGRGLDWWLLDNKNHDQVMRLVKDLNTVYTDSPALWADDFTNHGFEWIDVSDGDHNTLSFIRKSADEKDWLVAVVNFAGVPHENYRVGLPFPGEWDEVLNTDDPKYGGSGVLNTSVTVEKVGWNGRAQSAALRVPPLGAVYLRPRSRKRPLN, from the coding sequence ATGAAGCATGAGCCGCTGGAAGTTTCAATGGACAGCCTGGCAGCAGTAGCGTACGGGGATTACCACGCCCCGCACGATATCCTCGGCCCACACCTATCCGATGGCACGGTGACGATCCGCGTGGTGCGACACCTCGCGACCGCGGTGACGATCGTGACCCCGGACGGCGAGTACGAGGCCGAACACGAGTACAACGGGGTCTGGGTCGTCGCATTCGCCGCCGATGAGACGCCGGATTACCGTGTGCGCACCGCCTACGCCGACGATCTCGTCGTCACGGGAGATGATCCGTACCGGTTCCTCCCAACCGTCGGCGAGCTCGACCTCTACCTCTTCGGCGAGGGCCGCCACGAGGAGCTGTGGCGCGTGCTCGGCTCGCACGTCAAGGAGTTTGCATCGCCGCTCGGGACGACCCGCGGCACATCCTTCGCAGTGTGGGCGCCCAACGCCCGCGCAGTCCGCGTCGTCGGTGACTTCAACCACTGGAGCGGCCGCTCGCACGCGATGAGGACCCTCGGTGTCTCGGGTGTCTGGGAGCTCTTCATCCCTGAGGCCGAGGTCGGCCAGGGCTACAAGTACGAGATCCAGCATCAGGATGGCTCCTGGCACCAGAAGGCCGATCCGATGGCCCGCCGCACGGAGAAGCCGCCGCTCACCGCCTCCGTCATCACCAAGGCCGAGTTCGAGTGGGACGATGACGAATGGCTGGAGAAGAGAAGGGTGACGGACCCGCTCAAGGGTCCCGTGTCGATCTACGAGGTTCACCTCGGATCGTGGCGTCCCGAGCTCAGCTTCGAGGACCTGACAAAGCAGCTGATCTCGCACGTCACGCACCTCGGCTTCACCCACGTCGAGCTCATGCCCGTCGCGGAGCACCCGTACGGTCCGTCCTGGGGATACCAGGTCACCTCGTACTATGCTCCGACCGCCCGCATCGGCACGCCGGATGAGTTCCGCCGACTCGTCAACGAACTCCACCGCGCCGGTATCGGCGTCATCATGGACTGGGTGCCCGCACACTTCCCGAAGGACGCCTGGGCGCTCGCCCGCTTCGACGGCACGCCGCTGTACGAGGATCCGGACCCCACCCGCGGCGAGCATCCCGACTGGGGAACCTACATCTTCAACTACGGCCGCCACGAGGTCCGCAACTTCCTCGTCGCGAACGCCCTCTACTGGCTCGATGAGTTCCACATCGACGGCATCCGCGTCGACGCTGTCGCCTCCCTCCTCTACCTCGACTACTCGAGGGAGGATGGCCAGTGGCGCCCGAACGTCTACGGCGGTCGGGAGAACCTCGAGGCGATCTCGTTCCTGCAGGAGACGAACGCGACGGCCTACCGCAACCACCCCGGCATCATGATGATCGCCGAGGAGTCGACCTCGTGGCCGGGCGTCACAGGCCTGACCGAGAACGGCGGGCTCGGCTTCGGACTCAAGTGGAACATGGGGTGGATGAATGACACCCTCCACTACCTGGCCGAGGAGCCGATCAACCGTCGGTACCACCACGGCGAGATCACCTTCTCGCTCGTCTACGCATTCTCCGAGCAGTTCCTCCTGCCGATCTCCCACGACGAGGTCGTCCACGGCAAGGGCTCGCTGTATGCGAAGATGCCGGGCGACGACTGGCAGAAGCGGGCCGGCATGCGCGCCCTCTTCGCCTACCAGTGGGCGCACCCCGGCAAGCAGCTCCTCTTCATGGGCCAGGAATTCGCCCAGATCGACGAGTGGAGCGAAGGCCGGGGCCTCGACTGGTGGCTGCTCGACAACAAGAACCACGACCAGGTCATGAGGCTCGTCAAGGACCTCAATACGGTCTACACGGACAGCCCCGCGCTGTGGGCGGATGACTTCACGAACCACGGGTTCGAGTGGATCGACGTCTCGGACGGCGACCACAACACCCTCTCCTTCATCCGCAAGTCCGCGGATGAGAAGGACTGGCTCGTCGCCGTCGTCAACTTCGCCGGCGTCCCACACGAGAACTACCGGGTCGGCCTGCCGTTCCCCGGCGAGTGGGACGAGGTCCTCAACACCGACGATCCGAAGTACGGCGGCTCGGGCGTGCTCAACACGTCCGTCACCGTCGAGAAGGTCGGGTGGAACGGCCGGGCACAGTCCGCTGCCCTTCGTGTGCCCCCGCTCGGTGCGGTCTACCTGCGGCCGAGGTCGCGGAAGAGGCCGCTGAACTAG
- a CDS encoding DUF3427 domain-containing protein has product MSNGDKAMLPYGLYELVESRALPADDFPADGVAGWSDVEEAERIKVLATYVAQRLEHQLNTAEKSDRVAIINSVLAQVDPEDRILWKEPKSGTFRQLTSLRPAGAADIVEPLRPLSDVSLLTNSPQQPSFTREISREMASADRVELLCSFLKLSGVNVVRGALEELRWRGVPMRVIATTYMGATDAKAVQELHDLGAEVKISYQNASTRLHAKAWLFERNSGFSTGYVGSSNLSAAAMTDGLEWNVRLSNVLTPGVLAQFRAAFDGYWNDPEFVTYSPEQFEELESALRRARSSTGERRLLAAVDTSFLEVFPRPHQSLMLDHLAAERSRGHHRNLVVAATGTGKTILSALDFRNLTEALDRPTLLFVAHRESILLQAREAFRAVVRRRGFGEMLVGGKYPHDGRHVFASIQSLSRGWLERFGPEHFDVVIIDEFHHAEASTYRAVLDYLKPKELVGLTATPERSDGIDVSDEFFDGRVATELRLWDALDADLLVPFHYFGIADGTDLRSVRVRQGAYDPAELDNLYLDESEGSQGKTRLRVIFEEVEQKIADPQRMKALGFCASKKHAHFMADVFNRAGIGAVSLVGEDNEDVRGDAVTRLLNPDDPLAIIFTVDIFNEGIDIPDVDTILMLRPTQSPTLFQQQLGRGLRRAPGKSVLTVLDFVGNQSGLYRFERKYKAFARGERLSTAAVEQDFPDLPPGCNIELDQFTREQIIAGIKQSLQVRTPVLVDEVRTFAEAGAESMRPRLADFLRDTGRDFGHIYGRKVKRASGRSPQNAFVTWTYLLAHSRVEDDLLELFADDRFVDINNRVASLLHVNDPVRQEGYLRLLRSATCEAEMSDAERRLAWMLVYSVWITGRFAQGEPKFTLDEALARLRQYPAFADELDEVWQIVAERDRSVVKPVPELAGRSPLLTHGTYSREELFAGLALHETSAQRAPGSAVEGVMESRALDSVALLVTLEKTEKHYSPQTMYKDYAVSEEEFAWDSQNATTPDSRLGLMYQGIGEERMPLLFVRRSKPSQSVPNATEPYTFLGPVRYVRHEGSQPMHVTWHLERPMPAELFNIARVAA; this is encoded by the coding sequence ATGAGTAACGGTGACAAGGCAATGCTGCCGTATGGCCTTTATGAACTTGTGGAATCGCGGGCTCTTCCTGCTGACGACTTTCCCGCCGATGGCGTCGCGGGGTGGAGTGACGTGGAAGAGGCCGAGCGGATCAAGGTCCTCGCGACCTATGTCGCCCAGAGGCTTGAGCACCAGCTCAACACGGCCGAGAAATCGGATCGCGTCGCGATCATCAACAGCGTGCTTGCCCAGGTCGATCCAGAGGACAGGATTCTCTGGAAGGAGCCGAAGAGCGGTACCTTCCGGCAGCTGACATCGCTGCGGCCCGCGGGGGCGGCCGACATCGTCGAGCCGCTCAGGCCGCTGTCGGACGTCTCCCTTCTCACGAACAGCCCTCAGCAGCCGTCGTTCACCCGAGAGATCTCACGCGAGATGGCGAGTGCCGACAGGGTCGAGCTGCTCTGTTCCTTCCTCAAGCTCAGCGGTGTCAACGTCGTACGCGGCGCCCTTGAGGAGCTCCGCTGGCGGGGAGTGCCGATGCGGGTCATCGCCACGACCTACATGGGCGCAACCGATGCAAAGGCAGTCCAAGAGCTGCACGATCTGGGGGCGGAGGTGAAGATCAGCTACCAGAACGCGTCCACGCGACTTCACGCCAAGGCGTGGCTCTTCGAGAGGAATTCCGGCTTCAGTACAGGTTACGTCGGCTCCTCGAATCTATCGGCCGCCGCCATGACGGATGGACTCGAATGGAACGTCCGGCTGTCGAACGTTCTGACTCCGGGGGTGCTCGCCCAGTTCAGAGCTGCATTCGACGGTTATTGGAACGATCCGGAGTTCGTCACCTACTCTCCGGAACAGTTCGAGGAGCTGGAGAGTGCGCTTCGGCGCGCGCGATCGAGTACAGGTGAGCGGCGCCTTCTCGCGGCGGTCGATACGTCATTTCTCGAGGTCTTTCCCAGGCCGCATCAGTCGCTTATGCTCGACCACCTGGCGGCAGAGCGGAGCCGCGGCCACCACAGGAATCTTGTCGTCGCCGCCACCGGCACCGGCAAGACCATCCTCTCTGCCCTTGACTTCCGAAACCTCACCGAGGCCCTCGACAGGCCGACTCTGCTGTTCGTCGCCCACCGAGAGAGCATCCTCCTGCAGGCACGGGAGGCTTTCCGTGCAGTCGTCCGCCGGCGCGGCTTTGGGGAGATGCTCGTCGGCGGAAAGTACCCCCACGATGGCCGGCACGTATTTGCCTCCATCCAGTCGCTCAGCCGCGGCTGGCTGGAGAGGTTCGGGCCAGAACATTTCGATGTCGTCATCATCGACGAATTCCATCACGCCGAGGCCTCCACCTATCGAGCGGTTCTCGATTACCTGAAGCCGAAAGAGCTGGTCGGCCTCACGGCAACGCCTGAGCGCTCGGACGGAATCGACGTCTCGGACGAGTTCTTCGATGGAAGGGTCGCCACTGAGCTTCGGCTCTGGGATGCGCTCGACGCCGATCTGTTGGTCCCGTTCCACTACTTCGGTATCGCGGACGGCACCGACCTGAGGAGCGTGAGGGTCCGGCAGGGTGCCTATGATCCGGCCGAGTTGGACAATCTCTATCTCGACGAATCAGAGGGCAGCCAGGGCAAGACCCGCCTGCGGGTCATCTTCGAAGAGGTCGAGCAGAAGATCGCGGACCCGCAGCGGATGAAGGCCCTTGGATTCTGCGCCTCAAAGAAGCATGCGCACTTCATGGCGGACGTGTTCAATCGAGCAGGCATCGGTGCAGTCAGCCTTGTCGGAGAAGATAACGAGGACGTGCGTGGTGACGCGGTCACCAGGCTCCTCAACCCCGACGACCCCCTTGCCATCATCTTCACTGTCGACATCTTCAATGAGGGCATCGACATCCCCGACGTCGACACAATCCTCATGCTTCGGCCGACCCAGTCGCCGACACTGTTCCAGCAGCAGTTGGGCCGCGGTCTCCGGCGGGCTCCGGGCAAGAGCGTTCTCACCGTCCTCGACTTCGTCGGAAATCAATCCGGTCTCTATCGATTTGAGCGCAAGTACAAAGCGTTCGCGCGCGGAGAGCGCCTCTCCACGGCTGCGGTCGAACAGGATTTCCCCGATCTGCCTCCCGGCTGCAACATCGAACTCGACCAGTTCACTCGCGAGCAGATCATCGCCGGCATCAAGCAGTCCCTCCAGGTGCGGACCCCCGTGCTCGTCGACGAGGTGCGCACATTCGCCGAGGCGGGAGCCGAGTCGATGCGGCCCCGCCTCGCCGACTTTCTCCGCGACACGGGGCGCGACTTCGGCCATATCTACGGTCGAAAGGTGAAGAGGGCCTCCGGCAGAAGCCCTCAGAATGCGTTCGTCACCTGGACGTATCTGCTCGCGCATTCCCGCGTCGAGGACGATCTCCTCGAGCTCTTCGCGGACGATCGATTCGTCGATATCAACAACCGAGTCGCATCCCTGCTCCACGTCAATGATCCGGTGCGCCAGGAGGGCTACCTTCGGCTCCTGCGGAGTGCGACCTGCGAGGCTGAGATGTCAGATGCGGAGCGACGGCTCGCGTGGATGCTCGTCTACTCGGTCTGGATCACGGGCAGATTCGCCCAGGGCGAGCCGAAGTTCACCCTCGACGAGGCTCTCGCCAGGCTCCGTCAGTACCCGGCGTTCGCCGATGAGCTGGATGAGGTCTGGCAGATCGTCGCCGAACGTGACCGCAGCGTCGTTAAGCCAGTCCCAGAGCTGGCCGGCAGGTCGCCGCTGCTCACCCACGGCACCTACTCGCGCGAGGAGCTGTTTGCGGGACTCGCGCTGCACGAAACGTCGGCTCAGCGCGCCCCCGGCTCCGCAGTCGAGGGCGTCATGGAGTCCCGCGCGCTCGATTCGGTCGCTCTGCTGGTCACTCTCGAAAAGACAGAGAAACACTACTCTCCGCAGACGATGTATAAGGACTATGCGGTCTCCGAGGAGGAATTCGCCTGGGACTCTCAGAATGCCACCACGCCCGACAGCAGGCTCGGTCTCATGTACCAAGGGATCGGTGAGGAGCGCATGCCGCTCCTGTTCGTTCGACGGTCCAAGCCGAGCCAGTCCGTGCCGAACGCGACAGAGCCGTACACGTTCCTCGGCCCGGTCCGCTATGTGCGTCACGAGGGCTCTCAGCCCATGCACGTCACCTGGCATCTGGAGCGGCCAATGCCGGCGGAGCTGTTCAATATCGCACGCGTGGCAGCGTAG
- a CDS encoding glycoside hydrolase family 13 protein produces the protein MDQWSRSAVIYQVYPRSFKATSGSVGDLPGITSKLDYIAQLGVDALWLSPFYRSPQKDAGYDVSDFRDVDPLFGTLEDAEALIARANQLNLKVIIDLVPNHTSDQHAWFQEALGSEPGSPARERYWFRDGRGESGELPPTNWVSVFGGPAWTRVPDGQWYLHLFDASQPDLNWENPEVHDEFESILRFWLDRGVAGFRVDVAHGLMKDPDLPDWQHTWGMVSGQEETDIPPAPMWDLDAVHDIYRSWRGVLDEYGAMMCAEAWVIDDDRRSLYVREDEFDQCFNFSFLSSPWTAADMRSTIRESYAASARVEAPTTWVLSNHDVVRLPSRMGLDRTGKGPNGIYTHDPQPDHELGARRSRAAHLLMLALPGSAYLYNGEELGLPEHTSLPDEARQDPTFFRTQGAEAGRDGCRIPLPWAADEPHAGFSPDGSWLPQPDGWADHAVDRQEADPDSYLNFIRSALAYRAKHGLGLAEIRDESEGGVLDYRVGPVRVITCFDEEAPLPEGWRVLLSSSPVDDRIGTDTTVWLVAENDV, from the coding sequence GTGGATCAGTGGTCGCGCTCAGCCGTCATCTACCAGGTCTATCCCCGCTCGTTCAAAGCAACCTCGGGCTCGGTCGGCGACCTGCCCGGCATCACCTCGAAGCTCGACTACATCGCCCAGCTCGGTGTCGACGCGCTCTGGCTCTCGCCGTTCTACCGGTCGCCGCAGAAGGATGCGGGATACGACGTGTCGGATTTCCGCGACGTGGATCCGCTGTTCGGCACCCTCGAGGATGCCGAGGCGCTCATTGCCCGCGCCAACCAGCTGAACCTCAAGGTCATCATCGACCTCGTCCCCAACCACACCTCGGACCAGCACGCGTGGTTCCAGGAGGCGCTGGGCTCCGAGCCGGGCTCACCAGCCCGCGAGCGCTATTGGTTCCGGGACGGCCGCGGGGAATCCGGTGAGCTGCCGCCCACGAACTGGGTGAGCGTGTTCGGCGGGCCGGCGTGGACGCGGGTGCCGGATGGTCAGTGGTACCTCCACCTGTTCGACGCGAGCCAGCCGGACCTCAACTGGGAGAATCCCGAGGTCCACGATGAGTTCGAGTCGATCCTCCGCTTCTGGCTCGACCGGGGCGTGGCCGGCTTCCGGGTGGACGTGGCCCATGGTCTCATGAAAGACCCCGACCTGCCGGATTGGCAGCACACGTGGGGGATGGTGTCCGGCCAGGAGGAGACGGACATTCCACCGGCCCCGATGTGGGACCTCGATGCGGTCCACGACATCTATCGGTCATGGCGGGGCGTGCTCGACGAGTACGGGGCGATGATGTGCGCCGAGGCCTGGGTCATCGACGATGATCGGCGCTCTCTCTACGTCCGTGAGGACGAGTTCGATCAGTGCTTCAACTTCTCGTTCCTCTCGAGCCCGTGGACAGCGGCGGACATGCGCTCCACGATCCGCGAGTCCTATGCCGCGAGCGCCCGCGTGGAGGCCCCCACGACGTGGGTGCTGTCGAATCATGACGTCGTGCGCCTGCCGTCGCGGATGGGCCTGGACAGGACCGGCAAGGGCCCGAATGGGATCTATACCCATGATCCCCAGCCGGACCACGAGCTCGGCGCTCGGCGCTCCCGTGCCGCCCACCTGCTCATGCTTGCGCTTCCCGGCTCGGCCTACCTCTACAACGGCGAGGAGCTCGGTCTGCCCGAGCACACATCCCTGCCGGACGAGGCACGCCAGGATCCCACCTTCTTCCGCACGCAGGGCGCGGAGGCCGGCCGCGATGGGTGCCGGATCCCTCTCCCCTGGGCCGCCGATGAGCCCCATGCGGGATTCTCGCCGGACGGTTCGTGGCTGCCCCAGCCCGACGGCTGGGCGGACCATGCGGTCGACCGCCAGGAGGCCGACCCGGATTCGTACCTCAACTTCATCCGAAGCGCGCTCGCCTACCGTGCGAAGCACGGTCTCGGGCTTGCGGAGATCCGCGATGAGTCGGAGGGCGGCGTGCTCGACTACCGTGTCGGCCCGGTCCGCGTCATCACCTGCTTCGACGAGGAGGCGCCCCTGCCTGAGGGATGGCGGGTACTCCTCTCCTCATCTCCCGTCGACGACCGGATCGGCACCGACACAACTGTCTGGCTGGTCGCTGAGAACGACGTGTGA
- a CDS encoding co-chaperone YbbN, with protein sequence MTQSPLNIRGAVDLSALAPAKHQERLKEQTTNEDGVQIIPGPLVRDVTVEALQEFLELSLHVPLVIVFRSDRSQGSLELARTLTDLVRDLNGTIGLGIVDADNAPEIVQAFQIQALPTTVAVLGGNPVPLFQGTAAPEDASKALDSVLQAAQQLGVLGRLDGDENGRLPEPELPPHVKEARAALDRGDLEAAHAAYTKAIKENPGDDESKLALSQVELFQRITDRDPQEVLQAASTAPLTDVDAHLLAADVEVMARMPESAFARLLDVIRTVSGDERDRARLRLIDLFGIVGIHDPVVSEARKQLASALM encoded by the coding sequence TTGACTCAGTCACCGCTCAACATCCGAGGGGCAGTCGACCTGTCCGCGCTCGCTCCCGCCAAGCATCAGGAGCGGCTCAAGGAGCAGACGACGAACGAGGATGGTGTCCAGATCATCCCCGGCCCGCTGGTCCGCGACGTCACGGTCGAGGCCCTGCAGGAGTTCCTCGAGCTGTCGCTGCACGTCCCCCTCGTCATTGTGTTCCGCTCCGACCGGTCCCAGGGATCCCTCGAACTCGCGAGAACACTGACGGACCTCGTGAGGGATCTCAACGGCACGATCGGCCTCGGCATCGTCGATGCCGACAATGCTCCCGAGATCGTTCAGGCCTTCCAGATCCAGGCGCTCCCGACGACGGTGGCCGTTCTCGGCGGCAACCCGGTCCCGCTCTTCCAGGGCACGGCCGCACCAGAGGATGCCTCGAAGGCCCTTGATTCGGTCCTCCAGGCAGCGCAGCAGCTCGGCGTTCTGGGCAGGCTCGACGGCGACGAGAACGGCAGACTCCCGGAGCCTGAGCTTCCTCCCCACGTCAAGGAGGCCCGCGCGGCACTCGACAGGGGAGACCTCGAGGCCGCACACGCGGCCTACACGAAGGCGATCAAGGAGAACCCGGGCGACGACGAGTCGAAGCTCGCGCTCAGCCAGGTTGAGCTCTTCCAGCGGATCACCGATCGCGACCCGCAGGAGGTCCTCCAGGCGGCCTCGACCGCCCCGCTGACCGACGTCGATGCCCACCTGTTGGCAGCTGATGTCGAGGTCATGGCGCGGATGCCGGAGTCGGCCTTCGCGCGACTGCTCGACGTTATCCGGACGGTTTCGGGCGATGAGCGGGATCGCGCCCGCCTCCGCCTCATCGACCTGTTCGGCATCGTCGGCATCCACGACCCGGTTGTCAGCGAGGCGCGGAAGCAACTCGCCAGCGCACTCATGTAG
- a CDS encoding cell division protein DivIVA, with protein sequence MEESQQFPIVMRGYERAQVDQKLHSLSAALKETRSQVARLDDEVLTLSGELAEARRELAENDRPSYSGLGARVERLLRSTEEQSLDIVTRANADAEKTLNRASAQAAAMTENAERQSAELLSKARRDADDERKAATAAASAELDNARIKAEELVSSAEREANRLQSEAQAHAAELRSRVESETRSLRAATEDEVARLRSEQERSLAEELAAHRTRIHDESAAHESRIAQERAAHEKLIADQRTEHDRRISEETAAHRESLTTAARESAEQLAAEEQRQRDAMTAMVTEAEAKAADAERRLSEAVSRAENLRTTSQSDASARVAQATAEAETILAEARAQAGAILAEARESARREQESVQEHVEQLTAQRDSLTSYLSDMRALLASDQQKLLTDLTDE encoded by the coding sequence ATGGAGGAGTCACAGCAGTTCCCGATAGTGATGCGCGGCTACGAGCGCGCACAGGTCGATCAGAAGCTCCACTCGCTGAGCGCCGCCCTCAAGGAGACGAGGAGCCAGGTCGCACGGCTGGACGACGAGGTGCTCACCCTCTCCGGCGAGCTCGCCGAGGCGCGTCGTGAGCTGGCGGAGAACGACCGCCCCTCCTACTCCGGGCTCGGTGCCCGTGTCGAGCGTCTCCTGCGCTCGACCGAGGAGCAGTCTCTCGACATCGTCACCCGCGCCAACGCGGATGCGGAGAAGACGCTCAACCGCGCCAGTGCTCAGGCCGCGGCAATGACGGAGAATGCCGAGCGCCAGTCCGCGGAGCTCCTCTCGAAGGCCCGGCGCGACGCCGATGACGAGCGGAAGGCCGCGACGGCCGCAGCCTCCGCCGAGCTCGACAACGCTCGGATCAAGGCCGAGGAACTCGTCTCCTCGGCCGAGCGCGAGGCGAACAGGCTCCAGAGCGAGGCGCAGGCCCACGCGGCCGAGCTGCGCAGCAGGGTGGAGTCAGAGACGCGGTCGCTGAGGGCTGCCACCGAGGATGAGGTGGCGAGGCTGCGCTCCGAGCAGGAGCGCTCCCTCGCCGAGGAGCTCGCCGCCCACCGCACCCGCATCCACGACGAGAGCGCCGCGCACGAGAGCAGGATCGCGCAGGAGCGTGCGGCCCACGAGAAGCTCATCGCCGATCAGCGGACCGAGCACGATCGGAGGATCTCCGAGGAGACCGCCGCGCACCGCGAGAGCCTCACGACCGCGGCACGGGAATCGGCCGAGCAGCTCGCAGCCGAGGAGCAGCGGCAGCGGGACGCGATGACGGCGATGGTGACCGAGGCTGAGGCGAAGGCCGCCGATGCCGAGAGGCGCCTCTCCGAGGCGGTCAGCCGCGCCGAGAACCTCCGCACCACCTCCCAGTCCGACGCGTCTGCCCGCGTCGCTCAGGCGACAGCTGAGGCGGAGACGATCCTCGCCGAGGCCCGTGCACAGGCCGGAGCGATCCTCGCCGAGGCACGTGAGTCCGCCCGACGCGAGCAGGAGTCCGTCCAGGAGCATGTTGAGCAGCTGACTGCCCAGCGCGATTCCCTCACGTCCTACCTGTCCGACATGAGGGCGCTGCTCGCCTCGGATCAGCAGAAGCTGCTGACGGACCTCACGGACGAGTGA